Proteins encoded within one genomic window of Paramisgurnus dabryanus chromosome 13, PD_genome_1.1, whole genome shotgun sequence:
- the prss35 gene encoding inactive serine protease 35, with translation MGPVPLKLLLSILALAALVAAAVDDATGDDEWPQNKVPLLQEKRTVRLDSSEFSAKPKEELHGICGIECQRGLPEPSLHDLEKLLSYETMYDNGTRTLTTVTVRDLNASENWAQSFPSRARRRREVYGTDTRFTIADKQYSLKYPFSTSVKISTGCSGVLVSPKHVLTAAHCIHNGTDYLEGVKKLNVGVLKDRSRRRKGKKGKGRKGKGQRKNKEEEIEGNEDVIEKQERKGKGKGRRNRSRRSAVSEPPSFRWTRVKQMQVPKGWFKGISESVVADYDYAILELKRAQKTKYMDLGIIPSIKKLPAGRIHFSGFDDDRPDNLVYRFCSVSEESNDLLYQYCDAKPGSSGSGVYIRLKEPGEKKWKRKIIGVFSGHQWVDVNGVQQDYNVAVRITPLKYAQICHWVHGDSSKCQGT, from the coding sequence ATGGGCCCGGTACCCTTAAAACTCCTGCTTTCCATCTTGGCACTGGCTGCGCTCGTGGCCGCAGCAGTGGACGATGCCACGGGTGACGATGAGTGGCCGCAAAATAAAGTTCCACTGCTACAAGAAAAGCGCACGGTGCGTCTGGACAGCTCGGAGTTTTCGGCTAAACCAAAGGAAGAGCTCCACGGCATATGTGGCATCGAGTGCCAGCGGGGTCTCCCGGAGCCCAGCCTGCACGATCTGGAGAAGCTGCTCTCCTATGAAACGATGTACGACAACGGAACGCGAACGCTCACCACCGTCACGGTACGGGACCTGAACGCGAGCGAAAACTGGGCGCAAAGTTTTCCATCGCGCGCCCGGCGCAGACGAGAGGTGTACGGCACTGACACGCGCTTTACCATCGCCGACAAGCAGTACTCCCTGAAGTATCCCTTCTCCACATCGGTCAAGATCTCCACGGGATGCTCTGGAGTGCTGGTGTCACCTAAACACGTGCTGACGGCCGCGCACTGCATCCACAATGGCACGGACTACCTGGAAGGAGTGAAGAAACTCAACGTCGGTGTGCTTAAGGATCGATCTCGACGTAGGAAAGGAAAGAAAGGGAAAGGTAGGAAAGGAAAAGGACAGagaaagaataaagaagagGAAATTGAAGGAAATGAAGATGTTATTGAGAAGCAAGAACGTAAGGGCAAAGGCAAAGGAAGGAGGAACCGTAGCCGACGAAGCGCAGTTTCCGAGCCGCCATCGTTCCGGTGGACGCGCGTGAAACAGATGCAGGTTCCCAAGggttggtttaaaggcatttctgaAAGCGTCGTGGCCGATTACGATTACGCCATTCTGGAGCTCAAAAGGGCCCAGAAGACCAAATACATGGATCTAGGAATCATACCCTCCATTAAAAAGCTACCAGCTGGACGCATCCACTTCTCAGGTTTCGACGATGACCGACCGGACAACCTGGTGTACCGCTTTTGCTCCGTATCGGAGGAGTCCAACGACTTGCTCTATCAGTATTGTGATGCCAAACCCGGATCCAGCGGTTCGGGTGTCTACATTCGCCTTAAAGAACCCGGCGAGAAGAAATGGAAGAGGAAGATCATCGGGGTTTTCTCGGGTCACCAGTGGGTGGATGTGAACGGTGTGCAACAGGATTACAATGTGGCGGTGCGCATCACGCCGCTGAAATACGCACAGATCTGTCATTGGGTTCATGGTGACTCCAGCAAGTGTCAGGGAACCTAA